CCCAGGTGATCTCACAGTAGATAAGAGATGACTTATCACACAGGCTCTCACTGTTCGTATCAGGAGCATAGCCTATATAAGGATTCATAATAGCCTCTGTTCCCTCTTTGTACTTGTAAGTTGTACCTGTCAGATTTCTGATATACATTTGATATCCTCTTATTCCTGCACCAATTACCATTGCCAGGATCAGAAAGAAAATAAAACCATTCTTTTTCATTGACTTTACCCGTTGTATTCTCCGTTATATTGAATGAGCGTAATATCTTTAACCTTGGGAATGTCCCTTATCCTCTCTTCAAAGGCAAGGTTCTTGTCCCTGCAATACACTTCCACAGCCATCTCAGTGGTGTCACCACGCATTGTCCTTGACTTGATAAAGTGCTTATTTTTACCAAAAGCTCTTATTATCTCATCACCGTTTTCTGTTCCCTCGTAGTGGATCACAGCAACATAAACATGGCCTCTTGAAGGTCTTGCATAAAATATCGCTAACATTATTATAACAATAATTGAGGCGACCATGGTCAGAATATACATTCCGGCTCCGGCTGTTATTCCTCCTGTAATAGACCAGAACAGGTAAAAGAGATCCAGCGGATCTTTAACTGCTGTTCTGAACCTTACAATTGAAAGGGCGCCCACCATACCAAGCGAGATAACAATGTTAGTGCTGATCGCAAGTGTCACCATACAGGTCAAAACGCACATCCCTATTAAGGTTACCGCAAAACTCTTGGAATAAACAACCCCTGCATAAAATTTCCTGTACACCAGATATATCAGTATTCCAAGGATCAATGCAGTTATAAGGGAAAGCGCTATCCTTCCGATATCAACCTGACTGTAGCTATCCGCATTCAGAACCGAATTCTTGATAAAATCTCTTACGCTCATACTCTTCTCCGTTTTCTACTGTCACTTTAACCGTTACAGATTACAAAACATATTTCTCATCGCAGTAGTACTGCTGTTTATGCAAAAAAGCTGTCTTGTCGCAGCAGATCACATATTTGGATGCTGCTATCATCTCGCTTGCCGAAGGTATCACAATATTTCTGACAAGCTGCGGAAGAAACTCTGTATATTTAACCTCCATGATAAGTCTGTCACCCTCTAAAGAAGAGAGTGTTGGAAGAGACTCATCAAAGATATCATAGCCTCCAACTGCAGCTCTTACCTTTTTATCAAAGGTGACCCTGACTGTTCCCTCCTCCAGCATAAATGGAACTCTCTCATAATCAACGATAACTCTTGGCCTTAGCACATTAGAAACGCACTCTATATAGAATTCTTTTAACAGATTACTGTCACTTTCCAGAAGAAAGCTATAGTCCCCATCAAGAATTCTGTAAAACTCATCTTTGGAAATAGCTGCCGACTCCTTATATATGTACTTACCCTGTTTTTTCTTTCGTTCTAACCTGATGCTCTTATCCGAGTAGTTGTAAATCCTTATCCGGTATTTTTTTCTGGCATAAATCCCCATTTCTTTTTCTTCATAGGCACTGCCATAGTAGTCATCAAAGTACAGACTCCTTATCATGTACTCGCCATTTACAGCATGAGGATCAAGCCTGAAATAAGGGAGCATAAGTCGCCGCAGAGCTTCATATTCGGGATAACTTATTATGTATTTAAGTTCATGACGATATTGTTCCATACTCATATCCAATCTATGAAGGTCACTCAGTTACTGTATATTCGCTTATGCTTCCATCGAGATTTACATAGAAGCATTTTATCCCATAGTACTTACCATCTTCAGTTTCATAATAGTCAAAAGCATCCTGAGTATAACCGCTTTCATTAGTAGCAGTCGCCTTTATGAAATACTCTCCCGCAGGAAGCATAGCCTCTGTAAATGAAGTCCATTCACCCTCATAGGATGTGACTATATCCTTGCACTCAAGATCTCTTGCCACGATCACTTTATAAGAAATATCTTCCTGATCAAAGTCGTAGCTGGCATCCCAGAAATAATTCATTCTGACACCTGATTTTTCAGGAGTACCTATGTAAAAAGGCATAGGCTTTTCAAAGGACTCCTTGTACTGTCTGTAGTATTCATCCACAAGATCAGGGAGTTTTTCTGCTATTTCTTTATTCTCCTCTTCAGTAACCAGTACCTGACTAATATCAGGCTCAGTAAAAAGATATGGGTTGACAATACTACTGTATTCTTCAACCATTCCCTGAAGTTTTTCTCTGCTGAGATAATCCTTAACGTCAAGGATCGCACTGTCCAGAGCATCCCTGAATTCACCTGACTTAAGGCATCTTTGGAATAATACATTTCCCCAATAGTTACTGATTCCTCTCTCCCAGCTTCCGGCTTCTATACGGCCAAGGATATCATTTTCATCTTTTCTGAAAATAGTATCCAGATCCCACAAATAAAAATACCAGGTATCTTCATTGAGAGGGCTGTATAGGTAAGAGTTTCTGCTCTGGGTGTCATAATTGCCCGTCAGGATATTAAATGCCAGATAATAGGTCAGATTCTCCATATCGAAATGTTTATCTATCACTTCCTCAATAGGAATACCATAATCATTGACATCCTCAAGCATAGTGATCAGCTTGGAGTGATCATCGTTCCCCTTTATCTCAAGGTATTTTTCAAACTCATCCTTGTTATAACGAGGATCAGTAGTTACCCTGATGACATCTTCATATCTGAAGAATTCAAAGAAATTAATCTTGTACAGATACCCTGCTCTATCGAGGCCGTGTGTTCTAAGAGCAGTTTTATTGAGCTGTTCAACCTGGGTATATAGGCCATAGTC
The sequence above is a segment of the Butyrivibrio proteoclasticus B316 genome. Coding sequences within it:
- a CDS encoding DUF4956 domain-containing protein, which gives rise to MSVRDFIKNSVLNADSYSQVDIGRIALSLITALILGILIYLVYRKFYAGVVYSKSFAVTLIGMCVLTCMVTLAISTNIVISLGMVGALSIVRFRTAVKDPLDLFYLFWSITGGITAGAGMYILTMVASIIVIIMLAIFYARPSRGHVYVAVIHYEGTENGDEIIRAFGKNKHFIKSRTMRGDTTEMAVEVYCRDKNLAFEERIRDIPKVKDITLIQYNGEYNG
- a CDS encoding polyphosphate polymerase domain-containing protein, which codes for MEQYRHELKYIISYPEYEALRRLMLPYFRLDPHAVNGEYMIRSLYFDDYYGSAYEEKEMGIYARKKYRIRIYNYSDKSIRLERKKKQGKYIYKESAAISKDEFYRILDGDYSFLLESDSNLLKEFYIECVSNVLRPRVIVDYERVPFMLEEGTVRVTFDKKVRAAVGGYDIFDESLPTLSSLEGDRLIMEVKYTEFLPQLVRNIVIPSASEMIAASKYVICCDKTAFLHKQQYYCDEKYVL
- a CDS encoding CotH kinase family protein — protein: MRKDTVKIIATIICLGIVIVIDQNYSAIKSMVMPQREAENDSIESVNFEEAENSTYTDYDFGGVLHDDHTDNHLRDNTYLYKDDNSVITMYLTVREGNASEGTDHTWEEINSYSAYYYDEEGIDRYKAEALLQVGNERGIPEGNLGYGETTPNAIVQIRGQTSSRNPQKNYKIELKPNKGSWNGQTTIALNKHMTDGLRFRNKMGFDLLSGIDELMSLRTQFVHLYVNDLTDGEDEGFEDYGLYTQVEQLNKTALRTHGLDRAGYLYKINFFEFFRYEDVIRVTTDPRYNKDEFEKYLEIKGNDDHSKLITMLEDVNDYGIPIEEVIDKHFDMENLTYYLAFNILTGNYDTQSRNSYLYSPLNEDTWYFYLWDLDTIFRKDENDILGRIEAGSWERGISNYWGNVLFQRCLKSGEFRDALDSAILDVKDYLSREKLQGMVEEYSSIVNPYLFTEPDISQVLVTEEENKEIAEKLPDLVDEYYRQYKESFEKPMPFYIGTPEKSGVRMNYFWDASYDFDQEDISYKVIVARDLECKDIVTSYEGEWTSFTEAMLPAGEYFIKATATNESGYTQDAFDYYETEDGKYYGIKCFYVNLDGSISEYTVTE